GGCACGTCGGTGGCCAGCTTCACCTTCGAGGATCTCCTGATGCTCGGTCAGGGCATCGCCTACGGCGACAACTCGGCGAACCGCGTCGACCTCGGCCTGGTGGGCGACTACGACACCGTGCGCGTCCGTCTGGGCGGCTCGGGTGGCTTCGACAACCTGATCCTGGCCGTCCCCGAGCCCGGCACCGCGGCCCTGCTGGGGATGGGCCTGGCCGGACTCGCCGCCGCGGGCCGCCGGCGCCGCTAGGCGCGGCGTTCGCACCGTGCCCGGGGCCGATTCCGGCCCAGGAGCACAGCGGCGTGGTGCGCGTTCGGGGCCCGTGTTTGCGAGGCCCCGGCCCACCCTGTAGAACCTCCGTGCCCCCGCCCTCCGTGGGGTGTCCAGCGAGGTTCCCCATGTCCAGCTCCGAAGCGGTCCAGTCGTTCCACCAGTTCGAGGGCACCCAGGGCTACATCGCCTCCCAGCCCCTGATCGACGCCGTCAACTGCGCGATCGCCCTCGAGCGGCCGCTGCTCATCAAGGGTGAGCCCGGGACGGGGAAGACCCTGCTCGCGCGCCACGTGTCCGAGGGCATCGGGCTCCCGATGGAGTCGTGGCACATCAAGAGCACCTCGAAGGCGGCGGACGGGCTCTACGTCTACGACACCATTCAGCGTCTGAACGACGCCCGCTTCGGCGACGGCGACGTGAAGGACGTGCGCCGCTACATCAAGTACGGCCCGCTCGGCCGCGTGTTCGCGGCGAAGAACCGCCACGTGCTGCTGATCGACGAGATCGACAAGGCCGACGTGGAGTTCCCGAACGACCTGCTCCACGAGCTCGACGAGATGCGCTTCAACGTGCTCGAGACGGGCGAGGAGGTCGCCGCTGCCGAGCGACCGGTGGTGATCATCACCTCGAACAACGAGAAGGAGCTGCCCGACGCCTTCCTGCGGCGCTGCGTCTTCTACTTCATCGATTTTCCGGAACCCGATCTGATGAAGCAGATCGTGGACGTCCATCACCCGAACCTCGACGCGCAGCTCCTCGACCAGGTGCTGATCAAGTTCTACTGGCTGCGCGGCCAGAACGAACTGCGGAAGAAGCCCTCGACGTCGGAGTTGATCGACTGGATCGCCGCGCTGCTCCGCTCGGGAGTCTCGCAGCAGCAGGTCGAGCAGCACCTGCCCTTCGTCGGCACGCTCCTCAAGAACGAGCAGGACACCGAGGCGCTCAACCGCTTCAACGACGGTGGCGGGCCGCTCCCGAAGGACTGGTCCGACCTCGGACCCCAGTACCGGCAGTAGCCCGTGTTCCTCGAGCTCTTCTACGGCCTGCGCGACGAGGGCGTACCCGTCGCCATCCAGGAGTGGATGATGCTCATGCGTGCGCTCGCGATGGGGCAGCACGGCGCATCGCTCGATGGCTTCTACCACGTCTCGCGCGCGTGCCTGGTGAAGAGCGAGACCTACTTCGATGCCTTCGACCGCGTGTTCGCCCGGGTCTACAAGGGCGTCGAGGGAGAGCTTTCGGTCACTGACGAGCTGCTCGAGTGGCTCAAGGACCCGAAGAACTTCGAAGAGCTCACCGACGAAGAGCGCGCCATGCTCGAAGAGCTCTCGCGCGACGAACTGATGCGGCGCTTCCTCGAGACCCTCGAGCAGCAGACCGAACGCCACGATGGCGGCGGGCGCTGGATCGGTACCGGCGGTCGTTCGCCCTTCGGCCACGGCGGCGAGCACCCGACCGGCATCCGGGTCGGCGGCGAGGGGAAGCGGAAGTCGGCGATGAAGGTCGCCGAGGAGCGGCGCTTCAAGGACTACCGCACCGACGAGACCCTCGATCTGCGCGCGACCAAGGTCGCGCTCAAGCGCCTGCGCCAGCTCACCCGCCAGGGGCGTCCCGACGAGCTCGACCTCGAAGAGACCGTCGACGAGACCTGCCGCCAGGCCGGCGAGATCGAGCTCGTGTTCCGCGCCGAGCGCAAGAACAACGTGCGGCTGCTCCTGTTGATGGACGTCGGCGGCTCGATGGACCCGTACTACAAGCCCGTCAGCCGGCTCCTGACCGCGCTCCACGAGACGAAGGGGCTGCGCGAGTTCCGCGCCTACTACTTCCACAACACGCCCTACGAGTTCGTGTACTCGGACGCGCGGCTGCTGCGCGACTCGGCGGTGCCCACCGGTGACCTCTTCCGTCAGCTCGACGAGCGCTGGAAGG
This genomic interval from Myxococcota bacterium contains the following:
- a CDS encoding MoxR family ATPase → MSSSEAVQSFHQFEGTQGYIASQPLIDAVNCAIALERPLLIKGEPGTGKTLLARHVSEGIGLPMESWHIKSTSKAADGLYVYDTIQRLNDARFGDGDVKDVRRYIKYGPLGRVFAAKNRHVLLIDEIDKADVEFPNDLLHELDEMRFNVLETGEEVAAAERPVVIITSNNEKELPDAFLRRCVFYFIDFPEPDLMKQIVDVHHPNLDAQLLDQVLIKFYWLRGQNELRKKPSTSELIDWIAALLRSGVSQQQVEQHLPFVGTLLKNEQDTEALNRFNDGGGPLPKDWSDLGPQYRQ
- a CDS encoding VWA domain-containing protein; this translates as MFLELFYGLRDEGVPVAIQEWMMLMRALAMGQHGASLDGFYHVSRACLVKSETYFDAFDRVFARVYKGVEGELSVTDELLEWLKDPKNFEELTDEERAMLEELSRDELMRRFLETLEQQTERHDGGGRWIGTGGRSPFGHGGEHPTGIRVGGEGKRKSAMKVAEERRFKDYRTDETLDLRATKVALKRLRQLTRQGRPDELDLEETVDETCRQAGEIELVFRAERKNNVRLLLLMDVGGSMDPYYKPVSRLLTALHETKGLREFRAYYFHNTPYEFVYSDARLLRDSAVPTGDLFRQLDERWKVVIVGDAAMHPHELMTPFGNIDPRKEAETTGIHWLQRIADHFDRSVWLNPDPERAWQHTRTTKVIASLFPMFHLSVDGLEQAVAALIGARKVA